One Eurosta solidaginis isolate ZX-2024a chromosome 1, ASM4086904v1, whole genome shotgun sequence genomic window, AAAATGACCTGGAGTCAACGCTTGATAGTCCGTTGGGTCATCACTGAGTGGATGGAGCGGTCGAGAATTCAGTATGCCTTCTATCTCTGTCAACAATGTGATAAACTGCTCATATAccataattttcatccctatcACTCTGACCAGATGATGCTTCATGGACTTAACCGCAGCTTCATATATACCTCCTTGATGAGGTGCTGCTGGCACCATGAAGCGCCATTCAGTCCCTTTGACATTCAGATGGTCGAACACTTCTTTTGTTCGCCATGATTCTATCGCCTTTTTCAATTCTTTCGCAGCTCCGACAAATGTTGTGCCATTGTCACTATACATCCTTTCACATCTACCTCGCCTGTTGATAAATCTGTCATAGCAGGCTAAAAAGGCTACTGAAGTCAGCCCTCCGACTGCTTCAATGTGTACTGCTCTCGTTTTGAGACAAACAAAAATAGCTACCCAGTGCTTCCTCTTCTCAATCATGCCTTCTCTATCTATCACTCTTATCTCAAAGGGACCTGCATAGTCAACTCCTGTGTGCAGAAATGGTTTTCCTACTTGTACTCTATCTCCTGGCAAGTCAGACATGAGCTGCTGCTCAAATCGATGATTATACCGCACGCATACTATGCATTTATGCAAGTAATTTCTTATCTCACTACGTAACTTCGGAATCCAATACTTTTGCCTGATGTGCTGCATCATGATTTGTGTGGCGCCATGCTTTGTCTTCCTATGAGCATAGTCTATCATAAGCCACGCTAACCTGGAACCATTTGGAATGACTGCAGGATGCTTCATCTCATACTCTATCCCTGCTGCTGATATCCTGCCACCAACCCGAATAAGCCCATTCTTATCCATTATTGGTTTCAATGCTTCTAGCTTACTTTTCTCAGGCAACTCTTTGCCACACTGCAGTGCAGCGTAATCTTTCGCATAAATTTCCTGTTGGGCCTTTCTCAGCATATACTCTAAAGCAGAAACTTTCTCCTCAGCTGTGGGTGTATATGTACCTATTTTTCTCCTCTTTGATCTTCTCATTCTTTCTCTGCCTTTCACTTTTTCTACGAATCTAATGACGTAGCTGATAATATTTATTACTTTCTCTAATTTACTGACATAAGTAAGTAATGGAATCTCCCTTCCAGACTTACCATCAACTATTGAAAGGCCTGGCTTGAAAGCCATTACCACGTGCACTTTCATTTCTATCTCAATTTCTTTTGGCACATCTTTCCCTATCTCTGCCGTTGGCCATTGTTCCATCGGCATACACAACCACTTGGGGCCATGCTTCCAAAAGCTGTTCTCCACCAGTTCTCTCGGTTTTAACCCTCGACTCAACAAGTCGGCTGGATTTTCTTTTGTGTTCACATACTTCCAACAATTAATGTTAGTGTTTGTTTGCACAGACGCAACCCGATTACCCACAAATGGCTTTAGATTGCATGGGAGCTTACGTATCCAGTGCAATGTGACCAATGAATCCGTCCATAAAGTATACTTTACCGACTGCCATTCCATTGAACCTTTTACTTCTGTTAAGAGTCTACCTAGCAGCTCTGCCGCTGCTAGCTCTAATCTCGGTATAGTAACTGTTCGTAATGGAGCAACCCGCGTTCTAGAAACCACGAGCTTGCTCGTTACCTTCCCCTCTGGGTTTTCTGATCGTACATAAATGACAGCGCCATATGCTGTCGAGGACGCATCAGAAAAACCATGAATCTCTATCTTACTGTTCCTGGCTGTGCCCAGCCACCTATCTATCTGGAAGTGCTCCAGCAAAACTATCTCTTGCCAATATTCTCTAAATTTCTCTTCTAAGTGGTCAGTGACCTTCTCATCCCAACCAAGGCTTAATCTCCATAAGTCTTGTATGATTATTTTGCCCACAATGGTAACTGGGGAGATGTATCCATTCGGATCATATAACTGAGCTACACAACTCAATATTGATCTTTTCGTAACTTTCCCTTCTATTTCAGGTGTCTTAACAACAAATGTGAATGTATCTTTCTCTATTAACCATTTAAGTCCAAGAACTGACGCTTTTTCGTTTTCCATAAGCATCATTGATTCATTCGCGTCAGAACTCATTGCTTCTATTAATTCTCTGTGATTGGACTTCCACTTTCGCAATTCGAAGCCTCCGCTTTTCAGGACAGCATCGATTTCTTTCGCTAATTTGATAGCCTCTTTCCCCTCATCTTCGCCTGTCACAAgatcgtccatataaaaatcATTTTCTATCACTCTCGTTGCCTTTGGAAGAGAATCCCTGGCATCTCTAGCACACTGAATAACTGCCCTTACCGCGTTATGAGCCGACGATGTCATGCCATATGTAACAACGGTTAGCCAGTATTCCTGCAACCTATCTCTTGGGCTTTCACGCCAAAATATCCTTTGCAGATTCCACTGCTCTTTTGCTACTTTCACCTGCCGAAACATCATCTTGATGTCGGCACTAATTGCCACTCTGTGTCTTCTAAATCTCATTACAATCTCCGATAAATCTCTCTGTAGCTTTTCACCGAGCATCTGGATATCATTGAGTGATATTCCTCTCTCTGTTTTACAGTTTGCGTCGAATACAACGCGAAATTTCTTGGTCACGCAATGATGTGGTATGTAGTACACCATTTCATCTGGCTTAGCTGCCTCCGTAACCTTTAGCATGTGTCCGAGACTTTCATACTCTCTCATAAATTCAATATACCTCTCTCTTAACTCAATCTCTTTCTCTAACTTTCTCTCCAGGTACATAAATCGCCGCAATGCTATGTTCCTGGAACTACCCAGATCTGTTTCTCTAATTGGAATTGTGACCACAAACCGGCCCGCCAAATCTCTTTTATATGTTTTCAGAAAATTTTGCTCAACTTTCTCTTCTTCCGCCGTACGTCTGGGACAGCCTCCTATTACATCTATCTCCCAGAATCTCTTGACTAGCTGACTCAATTCCTCACAGCCTTGGCACTCTATCATTCCAATCACAGCGCCTGTCTCTTCGTTGTATCGTTGTGAGTGTGGGCCAAACACTATAATTCCCAGGAGTGTTTCCATAAGGATGGTTGAATCTACTTCTCTAGTCACAACTTTCACTATTACTTTAGCAAGAAACTTTACACCCAACAACATACTTACTGAGCCATTCACCCAATATTCAGGGTCAGCAAATGGGATTTTTGTTGGATTCTCCTTTGGTGAAAGATCTATCCCTACACCTGGCAATTCCATTTGCCAGTTACTTTCTTTTGGTATAACACAGAACTCATCTTCTATACATGCATCCGAGTCGAACCATGGTACGACTTTTATGAATGCTTTTCTTCTCACATCAACTTCATTCCCATTGATACCAATCATTTTGCTCGATGCTGAAAACACCATCAGCTGACATGATCGAACTATGTCATGCTGAACAAGATTAGGTTGTGCACCTGTATCTAACAAGGCACGAAATGGCCCATACCTAATACCCTTCACTTCTATTCTCACCTTTGCTGTTGGCAGAAGAGCCATGCTGGGATCCTCCCTTGAGTTAAAACAAGTTGAATATGATAAAGACTGGTTTACATCTTTATTTGCAATAAGgttattttctttttccataGATAATGCCTTAAGCCTATTCTCTAATGCTTCATTTCGCTGCTCTAATGAAGTTATTCTATCGCCAACGTTATTCTCTATCACCTTCTTTCTCTTCGGTGCTAGTCAGGCTGGTGCTGACCCGTCATCCCTCTTATATTTGACAGTTCGACCTCCTTGGGTTGTGGTCTTCTTACTCTCTCCCTTTCTCTCATCCCGCTCCTGTAGCGATAGGACAGGCTTCGCCATCTCTCCCGAGGGACATAACGTGCTGTTGTGGAACGGCTTACCAGGGCAGCGCATACATCCACCCTGGTAACATTGATTTACCTTGTGCCCTTTCTTGAGGCAATTCTCACACAAATTGCGTCGCTGCACGAGATCTTTTCTAGCGCGAAGGCTTAATAGCCTAAAGTCCGAGCATTCGAACAATTGGTGCCTGTCACTCCCGCAAGCCTCACATGGGAACGTCTTTCCCGGCTTCCTGGCTCTATCACTTGTAGATGGCTGCATGCCAATCGATCTATCTCGTTGTGGGCCTGCTTGTCTACTCGTACCTATCTCCAACCCACGGAATCTCCTCTCACTTGGACCAACTGATGCAGCTGCCTGCCTATCTAAGAATTCTAACATCTCTTGAGTAGTTGGCGTATCATTCTTTCGCTGCAGTTCCCACTGCTTCCCTGTCTCGGGGTCTAATCTCTCATGAAGCATGTGAACTATAAACATGTCCCAGTGCTCCACCGGCAGTCCCTGAGCACGAAGCTGCCGTAATGTCTCGTGTGTCACATTTGACATTTTCTGTAGCTCATCCGCCCTGGGATTCCCTTGCAAAACCGGTAACCTTATGAACTGCCTGAGGTGCTCCCTACATATTGggtattttttattatacaactGGTTTAGCCTTTCCCATGCCTCATAATAATTCCCATCAGTGAGCTGCCACTCTCCAAGGGTCCTGGCTGCCTTTCCCGTCATAGATTTCTTCAAGTACGCGAACTTGTAGGCTGGGGCGATCTGTTCATTATTGTGGATCGCTGCCACAAATCTATCACCGAACCCCTGCCACTTCAGGATGTTCCCATCGAATTCACCCCAGGTATTTTTTAAGTCGTGTTGGTGGTAGGGCACATTCACCTGCACGTTGATGGGCTGCTGCTCCCCTGTCCCTATTGAAGCTGCTCTCTCTTGAGGGCAAAGCTCCTCAATCTTTCGCTTTAGAGCTGATTTGGTGCTAAAATACACCTCCTCAGCTAGCTCCATCGCATGCTCTATCTCTATCTCTGCCATATTACTTGCAGCGATGCTGCCTATAATCTCCTCATGGATGGCATTGAAGCGCACCCACTGCTCCTCTAACCTCTCAAGCCTCGCATTCACCATTATCAAGTCGGCACGATCGAAGCTTGGCCCTCTCACAAATTCCCCGACACGGCGTATTGCTTGTAATGCAGACGTGTGCTTGTTTAAATCAgccattttctgttaaaagaaaaaTGAGAAATCACAAATCAAAATAATATTTAGTAAGCCTCTCACTTTGCAAGCCTTTCGCAATTAACAATAACTCTGAATACCTTTATTCTGTTGCGCACTTTTCTCTTAAATAATTAATATTGCTATATTTCTATCTCTAGATATTATTTATCAAAAATCTTCTTTCACACGCGTGCAAGTTCTAATAGTTATCGAATACCATCATGGGTTTATCGATCAATCACTCTATCACTTCTCAAAAAACATATATTATCGAATCGTATATCAATGACATTCACAAGTGAACATCACTAATAGGATTCGGAGAATTTCTATCACTCTATGCTGTATTACGCGTATGCTACTTAATATAAAGTTTTCTTGCACACGCACCTTCTCGCCTATCACTCTCTGCGTGTGCTACTCAATAAGAGCTTATCTTGCACAGACCCTTTCGCACTATCACTCTATGCGTGCGCTACTCAATAGGAGCTTATCTTGCACAGGCCCTTTCACACTATCACTCTATGCGTGTGCTACTCGATAGGAGCTTATCTTGCACAGGCCCTTTCACACTATCACTCTATGCGTGTGCTACTCAATAGGAGCTTATCTTGCACAGGCCCTTTCACACTATCGCTCTATGCGTGTGCTACTCAATAGGAGCTTATCTTGCACAGGCACCTTTTCACAACTTTCACACAATGGATACCAAGCATTTTCACCCCCATACTAGAAGGGTGTTTCTTGTATTTTGCTCAATCGGCACCAACTCTGTCACTAGCACAGACTCATCACAATGTGTATATATTTCTTACACTCTGTCACTATTCGTATAGCAAATAAACAACGTAATTGCTTTCTTCCAACTATCGCAACAACAGAATAAAGGCACTTTCACATATTCTATTTTCTTTCACATTTAGTGGACTGTAAAACCTTTCTCTTACCAATAAAGATTTAGTTTTCCCTTTTTTTTCACTTTGCAAGATTTTGTATAACGAAAGAATAATTTGATTTCTACGTCTTTTCACTGCGAAAATACTTTTACGAATGAAAATCATATTCCTTTCACAATGCCAGCGAGCCCTTTGTGCTCAACCAGCCGCATTCCCCTTTCTCAATATGTTCATAAACACTATATTGCTAACCGTATTCAGCAGCTTGTGTCTCTCTCACTCAACATACTCTCAATCCAAAATGTAGATATGCAGCGCTCAACATGTTGCATTCCTATCCCTGTATATGCGCAAGGCGCTCTATCACGTTATGTATTGTATGCCAGCATGAATGCATAACGTTTAATGCGTAAATGCGCACTCTCTCTACAACTTATACATACGCTGCCATGCGTAATGTATTTTCTTTCTATCTATCTCATCTGTATATATGTATCAAACGACACACCATTTTCTGGAAGTTTCTGTCGCTTCTTTCAGGCGGCTTCTAtcgcatgcatatgtatgtgtgcatcaCACACATGCATTTGGATTCTTGCATATTTTTCAACAAGTAACAGCCGCCAGTCAGGCGGATTCTATCGCTATtctacataaatatatgtatgtatcgtaCATATGCATATGGACTCCGGTAAATTTCAACACAAACAACTGCCGCCACTCAGGCGGCTTCTATCGCTATCCTAcatggacatatgtatgtatcgtaCATATGCATGCGTATTCCGGTAAATTTTAACACAAACAACTGCCGCCACTCAGGCGGCCTCTATCGCCATCCTACATGGAGATATGTATGTATCGTACATATGCATGTGGATTCTTTCAAGTAACTGCCGCCAGTCAGGCGGCTTCTATCGCTGCATCCGCGTATGTATGtacaatacatgtatatatagatTCTTTGACGCACTTACTCG contains:
- the LOC137237279 gene encoding uncharacterized protein, with the translated sequence MADLNKHTSALQAIRRVGEFVRGPSFDRADLIMVNARLERLEEQWVRFNAIHEEIIGSIAASNMAEIEIEHAMELAEEVYFSTKSALKRKIEELCPQERAASIGTGEQQPINVQVNVPYHQHDLKNTWGEFDGNILKWQGFGDRFVAAIHNNEQIAPAYKFAYLKKSMTGKAARTLGEWQLTDGNYYEAWERLNQLYNKKYPICREHLRQFIRLPVLQGNPRADELQKMSNVTHETLRQLRAQGLPVEHWDMFIVHMLHERLDPETGKQWELQRKNDTPTTQEMLEFLDRQAAASVGPSERRFRGLEIGTSRQAGPQRDRSIGMQPSTSDRARKPGKTFPCEACGSDRHQLFECSDFRLLSLRARKDLVQRRNLCENCLKKGHKVNQCYQGGCMRCPGKPFHNSTLCPSGEMAKPVLSLQERDERKGESKKTTTQGGRTVKYKRDDGSAPA